Below is a genomic region from Anas platyrhynchos isolate ZD024472 breed Pekin duck chromosome 4, IASCAAS_PekinDuck_T2T, whole genome shotgun sequence.
AGAGACTTCTGGATATCATAACAGAAGAAGGGAACAGTGATGGAGGTACAGATGTGTCTAAGGCTCTTTTCATGGTTGTGCCTTCTGTTTTTACACAAGTCAATGGGTGACTGTTTAAAAGTTGACATGAGTGTGCAATTGGAGCTTGTTAAATGCTTAGAAGGATCAAAACACATACCTGGGTTGTAACAAATTAAGAGAAACATGAGCAAGTAGGCAGGTTTTCAGCATATTTTGAAATCTAGCTTTGAGATATTTGAGTTAAGATAACAGTTAATTTGTATGGGCATGTGTGCATAAGTGTTCATGTTTGGTTTACATTTGTGAGTGCATGTACTTGGGCAGTGTCCCCTTTTGTCACTTACTGAGTTGAGTGTCAGCATTCCTCCTGCGAAATTCCTGGATGCTTGGAAGTAACAGCTTGCTGTGTATCTTCAGCATTGCTGGTGACTTCAGTTTTCTGGTCAGCTTCTAGGCAAATCATTTACCTGGGGGTGAAGgataagaaaaagaatgagCAAAAATGATGTTCTTACgtatttcctttgtttctcttgGCAACTTGAGTTTACCACTGGCTGCAGTTTGCTGCAGGATCTAGTTGAGTAAAAAGATGACCTTCCTGCAAGCTGCAGCAGTAGTTAACATACTGCTGGTCTCCCAGCAGAGCTATTCCAGGTATTTTGGCGTGGAAGGATTAAGCAATGCTTTAAGTTAAAGCTGCTATTTTTAGGCAGCTAATAATTTTAGGGGACTCGGTATGTAAACTCCCATGTGCCaagaattgtttcttttctccttcttacATGTGTGTTCCTCCAGCCTGTGGCCTGCTGAGGGCTGGATTACCAGCTGTGGCTCTGCAGTGGGAGTGGGAAGGGGGGAATGTGACAGCTGGTCTCATGGTTATCCCACTCTCAAGTCTGGCACTGTCTGTGTGTTTTAACAAGTGTAAGAACTAAATATTTATCCTTTCTATGAAGTCCAGAAGGCAGCCCAGCAGTACCAGGAGCAAGCTACCTTTATTTGTGTTGTCCTCTGGACAAAGTTGTCCAAGGACTTTCTCTCAGAGCACATAGTTGATTAGCACCTGTAGTTTGTTTTCAACACATACAGTCTGtaagtaaaaacaacaacaaaaaaaagcaacaaaagcaaaacctaaaaaaaaaccaTTTGCTTCAACTCCAAGGAGCGCAGTTTATATTGGTTTGTTGTAAGGGATGTTGATAAGAATTGCTTCTCTTgtcattttattcttcattaaaaaagtaaaatgaaactCTGAAATGAGTCAAAATTGTAGCTAGTGATTACAAGCGTGTATAATCAGTTACAATTTAGGTGCACTTTAAGAGGAATTTAATTTTAGTACTTAAGCAACACTACTGTCTCTGTCTTAACTTGAAGTACATATATTTCAAGACACCAAGTGTTCGTGAAGCTTTGTTTCAAGTCCTTCACGTGACTACCAATTAAATTATCATATGAACTACGTATTCTTCGAAAATACTGTTTCTGCTTCAGACTTGTGGAAGAACCATAATTTTGGTTTCATTTGAAATATGCTGGATCACCAGTGATATATTTCACTTgatctttgattattttttcatgcttgAGGTTCACAGTTCTTGATCAAAATTTGATGGTGTTAAGAACAAAGAGTTCAGAAGTGTGTGTTCTGTGCCTCCTAGAATCTGCTGAGTATGTGGAGAAACTAGAAACTTCTGTCTCACCTTTGATTAATCCTTTTTATTCCACCAGGAATAGTAGTGGAAGACTGTCTCCTCCTTTTACAAAACTTACTGAAGAATAATAATTCCAATCAGAATTTCTTTAAAGAGGGTTCATACATTCAGCGCATGAAGCCTTGGTTTGAAGTCGGGGATGACAATTGCGGTTGGTCTGCACAGAAAGTAACTAATCTTCATCTAATGCTGCAGGTAAAACATGTCTTCTAGCTGCTAGTACCAATATCAAGGCTTCTTCAGCTTTGCTTACAGTGAGGAACACATGCAACATGTGACAGCTGAGAAATGTGTGCTTTCTTTAGCTCACAGTATTAGTGTGCCAGTATTAATGAGAGATACTCCTTTCAGTGCACGTACTATTTCTAAATGCTGAACTCGTAACGGGTGGTGCATCAAGTAACTTTATTTCATGTAACTTAAGATGTAACAGTGATCGGAGTTAAATATATGACTAGAGGTGTTCTTATAAAGAATCCTCCTGAATTCATGTGTAGTTATGGTGCACTTACAGCGCTGTTCAGTGGATTCATAATTATTGATTGTAGGATGCATTGCCTTCTGCTCACCCCtccagaaaaacacattttcctgttACGGAACACTTCATGTAGAAACTTGAGATTTATGAAGCTATTTTCTTGCTTCCCAAAATGTAGCTCTGACAAATTGTGAgccaaataaaaaatcagtgtgATTGTTCACAACTTAGTTGGAACCTCTGCAATGGAGTCCAGTGCTTGAGAATTTGAGAGTTACACTAAACTCAGCATCAATTGACCATACTTAGTAATGAGGTGGATGTGCTGTTTAATTGTTGTCTTTTATGCCTGTTTTTAGGAGCAATTGTTTTTCATGGATAAATCATGTTCTGCCTTTTGGAAAGTCTGGGACTCTCTTTACATATggacttctttttcccctctagcTTGTTCGGGTACTCGTGTCTCCCACAAATCCTCCAGGTGCTACCAGCAGTTGTCAGAAGGCCATGTTTCACTGTGGGTTGTTACAGCAGCTCTGCACTATCCTGATGGCAACAGGAGTTCCTGCTGATATCCTGACAGAAGTAAGAGGGAACAAATAGATATGGGAGTGGGTGAAAATAAATGGGTGAAAACAGGAATCTACAGGGATGACTGCAGTGTCTCTGCAGCAACTGGTTACAGTACTTGTTAAGCATTTATCTCAGATGTTGACTTCCTATATGGAGAACTCACATTTAAGAGTCTTTTGAATTATAATCTGCAGCCAGAAAATACTtgcatttgcttattttttttcttctggatttcAGGATATCCCAAAGAGGCTGAACTAATTCACATTCTTCCCATGTGTGtctatttcttttgttgtttttgtcttttcattgcTCATatttaagtttcattttttgtctGCCCTCTTTGTAGACCATTAATACTGTGTCAGAGGTCATTCGAGGATGCCAGATGAATCAAGACTACTTTGCCTCTGTCAATGCACCTTCTAATCCACCAAGGCAAGTGTTCAATTATGTCAGGTAATGATGTATTGGTATAGACAACAACAGTCAAAtccaaagcatttttcagttcAGAACTTGAAATTCAGATACAGACAAACAGCTTCAAGTTCACATTGGGCATAATAGGTATAGCATGAAGGTGTCAGTTGTGTTTCCACAGAGATGAGGCTTAGAAgtcattttatttaactttacTTGGTGGTACTTACAAAGTGAGTGAGCAATTAGTTGACAAGTTCCTAGGTCaggaggggctgctgctgtcagccaGAGGATAGTCTACAAGTGGGTAATTAAGAATATACACCAAATGGTTTATCTACAGTTGTCTTCATGCACAACTTTGTCctaatagcttttatttttattaccaaATAGGCCTGCAATTGTAGTGCTTCTGATGTCCATGGTAAACGAAAGGCAGCCTTTTGTGCTCCGATGTGCTGTTCTCTACTGTTTCCAGTGCTTTTTATACAAAAACCAAAAAGGACAAGGAGAAATTGTTTCGACGCTTCTGCCATCTACCATTGACGGTACGTAAGACCACCATCTCTACACTGAGTTGTGAAGCAGTGGAATAGTTCACTGCATCAAATGTTATCTTCCCCAAAACTATTTACCTGTTACTGGTGCCAGATCCAAGCATGATGATTTGGTTTAGGGTTTCTATAAGACTTGAAATAGATGGCCTTTAATTCTTTGTGCATTTACAGTACAGTAATGCCTTAAATATCTTGCTGTTTCTGTGGTGTGTTGTAATCTCATTTGTACCTCTGGCCCCTTTTGGTAGCTACAGGTAACTCCGTATCGGCTGGTCAGCTGCTCTGCGGGGGCCTCTTTTCAACGGACTCTCTCTCTAACTGGTGTGCTGCCGTGGCCCTGGCCCACGCCTTACAGGAAAACGCGACTCTGAAAGAACAGCTCCTGAGAGTTCAGCTGGCGACAAGCATTGGCAACCCACCGGTGtcgctgctgcagcagtgcaccAACATCCTCTCACAGGTATGGCCCTGACTGGCCCATCAATGGGATAAAAATCCAGGTGTACAGGAAAAATGGTCGTGAGCAGCTGCATCACAGGAATACATTAGTGTTAGCCCAAGGACAAGGATTCTCTCCCCTCCTGTTTAAGATTTGCTTAAAGCACCCTGTACTGAAGGGAGGGGGGAGTAGCAAATCTTATTGTTCATCAAGCATTTATCTTGCGTGCTGTCAGTAGGCAGGGGGCTTTAAAGCACATGGAACTTAAACTTAGtttaaaagacaaagcaaacaggCAGGATCCTCAGGCACatcttgctgttgctgtagaaGTGCCCAGCTGGCATTTAGCCTGTAACTGCAAACCTGAATAGTCTGTCATCTATTGGTGGCTGTTGGTTTTGCTGATGGAAGGCAAAAACTTGTTCTGAAGTTGTACGGTATTTTATTACCTGGCTTCGGAAACAGGTGGTTTAACTTTACCTTCCAGACCACGCTTCCTTGCGACATTAACTTCTATTACACATCCTTTCTTCCCAAATGGTTGTAATGATAGGGAGATAGTTAGCTCTGGGCAGTGATTAGGCGTTCCTGCAGTTAGGAATAATGGCAAAATGCTGGagttttaaattaattgatGGGACTTCTTTAATTTGCTTTCCCTGATTATAAGCAGAACTCTTCATCCTTTTCCCTGCATTTTTGTTTAAGATGAATTTGAGATGATATAACTGCCTGTGGCTATGTAGCCTTAAATGATGCAGGGGATTGAAACTTTGGGGGaatgtttctgaaatgtgttcatcttaAACGTTCTCAAGTAACGTGTGTATAACTTGCAGGGTGATAAGATCGACAGACGGGTATGTATTTTTTGGCACAGCTTCGGCATTTTCTTGCCAACAGCAggccttttccttttgtcttggGTTTTGCTGGGGAGGTTTTCTTTAACTGCTCTTTGATGTGTTTCCACTCACAGCTTTGTGTTGCagttgggtttgggttttttccTAGCATAACCACCTCTTTCTGTGTCTCCAGGGGATTCTCTGGGGGTGCTCCACAAAACTATGGGGTCAAGATCTTGGGGAACATGGGTGCTTTCTTTCCAATGGGGTGTACTCATTTGCCGTTTGTACACCTGACAGGCGCactttgcttttaagaaaaattaaactgttagaaatgctgtttCCTCAGACAGGCCTGTAGCAAACAGCTGGTGCCATCTGAAGCGGGAACATGCTGCTCATTTCCTGGCTGCTAAAAGAAAGATGGTGTTTAACCTGCCTTTCAGCCACTGTGTTACACTTAACAGCAGAAGCTTTTGAGTTTTAACCATGGAGCCAGTGATTTGAATAGCATTCGAATTACTAGCATTCAATTACTTATTACTATTGAATGACCCCTAAAGTGAGTTGCCTGACTTTCAGGCTGTGTTCCTTAGAGCACTGCTGAAGTAGTTGTCAGTTGAAGCAGAAACAGTTCTTGAAATATTGCTGCTGTGGAGTTGTGTGCAGAATTAGCTTCTTTGTAGTTGTGCAGAGGGGTGGGGTTGTATTGTTACCAACCATGAATTGTAGGACAGCTGCCATGGAGGTCTGGAACCTGTTAGAGTAGTGATTCTCATGGCATGGCTAGAAAATGGGTGTGTATTAATTAGGTGTGTATTAGGCTCTTCTGGGCTGTGTGGGAATGATTAGGccaaatattttaatcttcAGTCTAGGATGCCATGCTTGAGTACACATGGTGTGCAGCTGCTTCCAGGGGGGTGTGTGTGCTGGAAATGCCAACCTACACAAGCACAGGCAGCCTTGTGCTGCTGGTGAGATTGTAATAGAAGACTGGTGGAAGTGTCAGTTTAGAAGTCTGCAAATGTCCTGTGGGACAAGACTGCCAGTTAAAGCAGTTATTCTCAGTGCAGGAGGTCTGGGGAAACAGATTGCCAGCAGTTTTGAACCAGTCTGAAGTGTGAGGAACGCTTGGTGGGGAAAAATGAGCAGTCTGCCTGTTCATCGGGTAATGGAAGGTGGGACTATTAAGGTATGTTCCTCTGCAGGCATTTCTGTGGTAGGCTGTTATGCAGTTGCCTGTGTCATGAGGATGTTAATGCATCTAATCTGGAAGGGATTTAGGAAGAACtgatgtttttacatttttttttttttgtggtaagGCAGTGTACAGAACAGGTGACTCCCAGAGGCCCTGTAGTGGCATCTAAGTGGCCCCATAGTTCTGTGAGGCTGTGAGGAAGTAAATCACCTGCGCAGCAGTTTTGGTCTAACAAGAAGGGCCTGTGTGGTCAGCAGGTTAATCAGCTAAGGTGTCTGACAAGGCAGTACTAGTGCAATCCACTGCACCAGTGTGGCATGGTAGCTTTTTGCTCTAAGAACTTGAAAAATGCAAGAGATATCATATTTTGTCTAAATTTATGATTTACCAGAGGATTGGAGTGTGAATGCAGTTCTTACCTAGTGGGTAATAAGGGCTAGTGAGGGAATATTTGTTGAAACGTGTTGTTAGAAGACTGTCATGTCATCTCATGAGCAGAGATGTAGAAGTGTTCTAGATCATGGAGGTTATGAACTAATTTTGAAGTACATGGTGGGAGGGGAGACCCCCAATGCAGGTGGGGGAAGCTCAGTGGGCTGGTCCTGAGgacagaaagagcaaaaaagagaaaagtttaCTGGGACTAGGCAGCCTGCAGGGAGATGCAGGTCAGTGGAAACCAGTCATGGGTTTCAGGTAGGAGGTTAGCAGCAGGGAAGATAATCAGTGCATTAATACAACGCAACAACAGGGTTGCAGAGAAGCTGAACAGTGACTCCTAACAGCATATGTAGTACTTACTCTGGCAATAAAACGTGGTAACGTGCAGTTGGTGCTGATGGTTGTAGTCTCTGCTGTTCTGACACTGTTAACTTGGGTCTCTGGAAGTCCAAGGTGAGGATGAGGGCCAAAGGGCCAAACACTCCCTTTTCCCATGTAAGCAGTATTATGGTTGGCTGCCACAGTCTGTccataattctgttttctttttccacttagAGGAGGCTTGCTTCATTTTAGTGATGACAATATCTTAAAACAGATCATAGCACCTCAACAGTGCTTGAAGGCAGTCCCTTAAGGGCATGGTATTTAGTCCCAGTGGAGTTGGTAGGCTCCGTTCCTGTCCGTCCTGCAGTCCACAGTGGCAGATGGTTGCTGGGAGCCTGCTGCAGAAGAAGCTTCTTGCCAGAGTGATGCTCACTGGCTGTTTCGGTGGCAAAAAGGCTTACTTAAAGAGCTTGGGAAGCTTGaagcttgtttttgttgtgctttaatgcttaaaaaaatatattgtcttCAGCCCTAAAGTGTAGGGATTACCAGAGGCAAGGATTGAAGTCTAGTGTCTCAAGCACAGATAATTCTCAGGCATGGACTCTTCTTTGTCGTTGACTAACTTTTATCTTGCTGCTGTTTTGATCCCTGTGACCACTCCCATCAGTGTATTTTCTTGCCTCCCGCTTGAAGGCATCCCAGCAGGTCCATATGCTTCATCTTGTCTTTGAGACTTGACTTAATCTTCCAGTTACTTTACCAAATTCATGAGGCGCTCGTGTGAAGCGGTTTTCCATGCAGGGAACATTATGCCAGGCTGCCTCGTGAACGCTGACTGTCTGTGAAGGGATGCACGCCTGCCTTAATGCTGCTGTGTCCATATTTATCTGCAGCAAAGACAAGGGGGAGAGAACCGATGTTTTCATCCACAAATagactttcttattttttttccagttaaaaaataaatccctcaATCACAGTAGCGAGCTTTCCCCTTCCTGGCTTAATGTACATATTGTTTTGTCTGAATAGAAAGGTACTTCAATATTATGTTAAGAACACATGGCAGTTTTTAGGCAGCAGCAAATGGAAGTGGTTGTAGTGATGAATCTCTTACAGGGCATCCTTACCTGCCTTAATTTACACCTTGTTCCTTCTTTGCAAGGGTTGTGTGTATGTTCCTTTATGTTACCCTAGCATTAATTAAATGCAAAACTAATTTGTTATGAGTTGATATTGATGCTAATTTGCCTTGAGTCATATTTCACATCtgtgttgcttgttttttgctCTGAAAGCAGCTAAATACGAGTGGTTTAATACTTGTTTCACCAAAGCACTAGAGCTGTGTTCAGTATAACTAACGAATGGGTATTTTGAAAGGTGTGACTTTTTGTTCTAAAATGCACTGAAAGGTGAGTTTTGAATCagtacagctttttttttgtattttagccTTTGATTGTGGAAGGATAGTAATGAGGGGGGTGTTATTTTTTCCAGGGCAGCAAAGTACAGACCAGGGTTGGACTGCTGATGTTGCTTTGTACTTGGCTAAGCAACTGCTCAATTGCTGTCACACACTTCCTTCACAATCCAGCCAATATACCTTTTGTATCCTTGACTTGTTAGCAGATTAGAATGACTTGCCTAGTAGTTATTTGGACTGTCCATGTTAAAATCAAATGTTAATCTAGATCAGTTAGCAGGGATATTGCATGCTGTGCAAGGAAATATATCAGGGCAGGAGATAGAAGCAGCCTTTTACTGCCAGAGCTCTGTGTATGCTGACCTGCCTGTAAGATGTGCGTGTAACTTCAGGCACAGCAGAAAGCTAGGCCATCTCAGGGAGGGATTCTGCCAATTAAGTATTGagcggcttttttttttcttaattttaacaAGCCCATTGAAGTATTTATTATGAATTAGGCTCTTCTTCAGAAGTAGGGGGCATGTTTCTAACTTGTATTGAAGCTTGTTTCTATGCTTACTCATGAGAAAAATATCTGACTACAGTACTCTAGGCCAAACTGTTATTTAAGCTAAAGATTtgtttgggaacaagtgaatcTCTTAGGTTAAGCAGAACCACTGGTTTTCCGAATCCTTTGAATTGTAAGATAGCTTGTTGGTGTCCTAATTAAGCTTGGTTTTAGATGCGCAAATAATTTTAAGAGGAAACTTAGACTGAAACAGCAGATTTGGAACAGAGAAGTATGCGGTATGTTTTGTGCTTATTTAGTATCTCAAAAATCCTTAACAAGAGCTCTAGCTCACAGGGCAGATAGCTGAGAACCTTGGAGAAGAGGAACAGCTCGTGCAAGGCCTGTGTGCACTTCTACTTGGCATTTCCATCTACTACAATGATAATTCTCTTGAAAATTACAGGAAGTAAGTATGATGTACAAATAAGTCTGTAGGGAAAGGTCTGAATGGCAGATAGTAGTTTAAGAGTCTCTTAAATACTTGGttgaatattttctgtatgtgttCCTTACAGGATGCAAAGTACCTGGACCCCACTTTTAGCTAGGCAAAACAGATCATTGTTTTGCGTAGGTCCTAACCTGTGTATTCCTAGGGTGTGAACAAATGCCAGTGTTACACTGAAAAATCCTAGGTGTTGAATGTTAAGCATGTAATGCAGATAATCAAAATTGtaactgggaaaacaaaaacctcacTAAGacgaggggaaatggcctcaagttgtgccaggggaggtttatgCTGAGTattaggaaaaatgtctttactgAAACGGTTGTGTGGCATTACAataggctgtccagggaagtggttgagtcgctgtccctggaggtcttcaaaaaatgTGTAGTTTTAGAACTTAGTAGTATGGTATAGTGCTAAACTTGACTACTAGGTTAaaaaaggttggactaggtgaccttacaggtcttttccaatctgaaTGATTCGATGAgctaagcatatttttttttcttgaagtcttGCACCGTGGttgatttttctcctcttatTTTTAGAGAGAAACTGAAACAGCTGATTGAGAAGAGGATTGGCAGGGAGAACTTTATTGAGAAGCTTGGCTTCATTAGCAAACATGAACTTTATTCCAGAGCTGCTCAGAAACCACAGCCTAGTTTTTCTAGCCCAGACCACATGATGTTTGATCATGAATTTACCAAGCTTGTAAAGGAATTGGAAGGTGagatgtattttaatttgtgGGTTTCCTTGTGATGAGCTGATGACTGAATTACCAAACATGCTGAATGTCCTATTAAAAGTAGTGTGATTATATGAAAATACAGCATTCTAAGAAGCACGGGACATGGATTGCTCTACGCTATCATAAATCCAAACTTGCAGTTCAAATATTTAGTAAAATTATTCCCAGTACGCATCCGTAATCAGGACTTCTAGTAATTAGACTTACTGTTAAGTAAAACAATTCTTACTACGTGCTGTGAGTTGCCACACTGTGGCAAAGGAGTGTATGTGTCTGTGTTCACACAGACTGAAATGGGTGGTGATGGAAGCTTGACTCACAGAAGTACACAAGCCAGCACTTTGCAGATTTGTTAAGACAAATTTTGAATAATGAATTTCCTGGCTTGTTAGAAAATAATGGGGACTCCATTCTTAGTAAGGCTTTATCTATACATTGCCTTCACACTCCTAAATCTCTTACTTGTGCAGCCACTTAGGCAAATAGTTTTAATGGAGCATAATGCAAGTGAAACAAACACACCTTTGCTGATGGAAAGGACTCAAAACACCCATTCTGAAACTGTCGAGCAGTAAGCATGCAAAccttcctattaaaaaaaaatgctttttcctattttttaagactgtttaagacttttttttttaagacttgaCAAACTGTTGTCAACAGGTGTCATAAGTAAAGCTATTTACAAGTCCAgtgaagaagataaaaaagaggaggaggttaAAAAGACATTGGAACAGCATGACAACATTGTGACTCACTACAAGAAAGTCATCAGGGAGCAGGTAAGAGGCAGTCGCTCCATTTCCCTGTTTTTAGAAGCTGTTTATACTGACTTTTGGAGCTATCACCATGCAGATATAGTAAAACAAGTAAGAAGGAATCCAACAATGCAGGTATGCTTGAAAAATACTAAGGCCAAGAATAACTGGCTGAACTCAAGTGTCAGTGCTTAGAATACTGGTTAAGTTTAATTGCTTTCCTGAGGTacatctttctcttttgtgtttatttctctTCAACTAAGTAACTGAGAAATGTGCAGCaacttttttcattcttatttctATGCTCTCGCTTCTCAAAAGATAATAGATGAAATGTGactcaaaaggaaacaaagtttCCTTGATCAAATTTGGGTATACTTGGTGAATCTTTTCCAATggtagtttgctttttttttttttttcctgccacagTTTAAATTGAGAAGTAAAGGACCATAGCTAAGTAATTTAGCTAGAggggaactgcagcaggttttcATAGTTCCTGGACACAGCCTGCTGCAGTATACCTGGAATTAAGGGACACTTTTGAACCTCCAGTGAGGCTTTATTGAACATATGACTGCAATTACCACTGTTTCTTTCAAGACTTCATAAGCAGACCAAATGTGTGCAGGATTCAGTGGGGTGGGGAGAAAAATTGaaagattttgtatttttgactCTTTCTGCTGTCCATGGTATGGAGATGGTGGAGCTCTCCTCTGAGAGATTCAGAATGCGTTGGTCTTCTGTGACAGACTACTTCTATCTTTCCCCCACCTTTTTCCCTAGGAAAGCTATCTACGTTTGTATGCAACTTTTCTGCTAATCTGTCATAGGTAGCACTGACAATTTCTGTAACCAGTGATGTCTACTGGTGGAGTACagttttttcatctgtctttttgTACCTTAGAGCATTGTATTCAAATGTTATTACTGaaagtgctttattttcttttcacaggACCAGGAGCTTGAAGAGTTGAAACAACAGGTTAACACTTTAAAATCTCAAAATGAGCAGCTTCAAACAACTGTTACACAGCAAGTGTCACAGATCCAGCAGCACAAAGACCAATATAATCTCCTTAAAGTACAGCTAGGTATGTTTCAGAAAGAATAACAGTAACCTTGCTAGTGCTGAAGATTGTGTGTAGTTTATGCCAAGCTATAGAACAGGTGCAGCAAATAATCCTTTGTCATTGCAGACATGCTGCGTTATTACACAGTATATGAAAATTTCCCATAGAGATGAAGACTTTGGGGAAAGTCGATGTTGAGCATTGCTATAAACTTCATTTAAGCATCAGATTTGCTTTAActaaaaataagatatttttaataatattaaaatacaatttaatataaaatagaaataaatataaataataaatataaaatattaaatcataAGTTAATAATACTTAAAATATCTTACTTTAAATGCCTTCAAACTACAGAATAATGTGCAGTGAGAACTGAAAGGACAACCTGAAAATGTGGTGGAAGTATCACTTGTTTTTGATTTGTGCCCAAGTTTTAGGTGTCTTGCAGTACTAGTTCCTTTCTCAGAATGACATGTTAGTGTATCTTGAGATAGGACCTACCTGCCATGCTGCTACCTGGGAAAACAAGCACCTAGAGAAGATGGCTACAGCCCAACAATCCATTTCCATGGACACATGGAAATACTGGGATTAGAAATAGCTTCTGATCCAATGATGGTGTTAATTCAGTTGCCCACCATGACAAGACAAGCCCTTCCTTGCAACCCTAGCTCCttagctgcagctgtgctgggtgAAGGG
It encodes:
- the USO1 gene encoding general vesicular transport factor p115 isoform X5, giving the protein MNFLRGVMGGPSAGPQPSGAETIQKLCDRVASSTLLDDRRDAVRALKSLSKKYRLEVGIQAMEHLVRVLQTDRSDSEIIGYALDTLYNVISNDLEEEEQDDSEEENSPKQVDDLGSQFTEIFIKQQENVTLLLTLVEEFDFHVRWPGVKLLTSLLKQQGPQVQQIILVSPMGVSRLMDLLADSREVIRNDGVLLLQQLTKSNAAIQKIVAFENAFERLLDIITEEGNSDGGIVVEDCLLLLQNLLKNNNSNQNFFKEGSYIQRMKPWFEVGDDNCGWSAQKVTNLHLMLQLVRVLVSPTNPPGATSSCQKAMFHCGLLQQLCTILMATGVPADILTETINTVSEVIRGCQMNQDYFASVNAPSNPPRPAIVVLLMSMVNERQPFVLRCAVLYCFQCFLYKNQKGQGEIVSTLLPSTIDGNSVSAGQLLCGGLFSTDSLSNWCAAVALAHALQENATLKEQLLRVQLATSIGNPPVSLLQQCTNILSQGSKVQTRVGLLMLLCTWLSNCSIAVTHFLHNPANIPFLTGQIAENLGEEEQLVQGLCALLLGISIYYNDNSLENYRKEKLKQLIEKRIGRENFIEKLGFISKHELYSRAAQKPQPSFSSPDHMMFDHEFTKLVKELEGVISKAIYKSSEEDKKEEEVKKTLEQHDNIVTHYKKVIREQDQELEELKQQVNTLKSQNEQLQTTVTQQVSQIQQHKDQYNLLKVQLGKDNQHHNSHSDTVQMNGIQVEEVSKLKEELEEWKNKHELLQGQLREKDSLIEKLKPLQLETGTEQSSQTSKSSGLEHNNELQKELEMLRTQIQLQSAEITKLQAENQKLQVMNTSADPALGDSSATAAKNLELEGRLVQEVKDLKNEVKALSEEKASLKQHLDSSNSTVAILQDEKSKLQQEVAESKKEQDDLLVLLADQDQKLSALKNKLKDLGVPVEDEDDIESGDQADEDEDGDEEEQD
- the USO1 gene encoding general vesicular transport factor p115 isoform X2, coding for MNFLRGVMGGPSAGPQPSGAETIQKLCDRVASSTLLDDRRDAVRALKSLSKKYRLEVGIQAMEHLVRVLQTDRSDSEIIGYALDTLYNVISNDLEEEEQDDSEEENSPKQVDDLGSQFTEIFIKQQENVTLLLTLVEEFDFHVRWPGVKLLTSLLKQQGPQVQQIILVSPMGVSRLMDLLADSREVIRNDGVLLLQQLTKSNAAIQKIVAFENAFERLLDIITEEGNSDGGIVVEDCLLLLQNLLKNNNSNQNFFKEGSYIQRMKPWFEVGDDNCGWSAQKVTNLHLMLQLVRVLVSPTNPPGATSSCQKAMFHCGLLQQLCTILMATGVPADILTETINTVSEVIRGCQMNQDYFASVNAPSNPPRPAIVVLLMSMVNERQPFVLRCAVLYCFQCFLYKNQKGQGEIVSTLLPSTIDGNSVSAGQLLCGGLFSTDSLSNWCAAVALAHALQENATLKEQLLRVQLATSIGNPPVSLLQQCTNILSQGDKIDRRGSKVQTRVGLLMLLCTWLSNCSIAVTHFLHNPANIPFLTGQIAENLGEEEQLVQGLCALLLGISIYYNDNSLENYRKEKLKQLIEKRIGRENFIEKLGFISKHELYSRAAQKPQPSFSSPDHMMFDHEFTKLVKELEGVISKAIYKSSEEDKKEEEVKKTLEQHDNIVTHYKKVIREQDQELEELKQQVNTLKSQNEQLQTTVTQQVSQIQQHKDQYNLLKVQLGKDNQHHNSHSDTVQMNGIQVEEVSKLKEELEEWKNKHELLQGQLREKDSLIEKLKPLQLETGTEQSSQTSKSSGLEHNNELQKELEMLRTQIQLQSAEITKLQAENQKLQVMNTSADPALGDSSATAAKNLELEGRLVQEVKDLKNEVKALSEEKASLKQHLDSSNSTVAILQDEKSKLQQEVAESKKEQDDLLVLLADQDQKLSALKNKLKDLGVPVEDEDDIESGDQADEDEDGDEEEQD
- the USO1 gene encoding general vesicular transport factor p115 isoform X3 → MNFLRGVMGGPSAGPQPSGAETIQKLCDRVASSTLLDDRRDAVRALKSLSKKYRLEVGIQAMEHLVRVLQTDRSDSEIIGYALDTLYNVISNDLEEEEQEENSPKQVDDLGSQFTEIFIKQQENVTLLLTLVEEFDFHVRWPGVKLLTSLLKQQGPQVQQIILVSPMGVSRLMDLLADSREVIRNDGVLLLQQLTKSNAAIQKIVAFENAFERLLDIITEEGNSDGGIVVEDCLLLLQNLLKNNNSNQNFFKEGSYIQRMKPWFEVGDDNCGWSAQKVTNLHLMLQLVRVLVSPTNPPGATSSCQKAMFHCGLLQQLCTILMATGVPADILTETINTVSEVIRGCQMNQDYFASVNAPSNPPRPAIVVLLMSMVNERQPFVLRCAVLYCFQCFLYKNQKGQGEIVSTLLPSTIDATGNSVSAGQLLCGGLFSTDSLSNWCAAVALAHALQENATLKEQLLRVQLATSIGNPPVSLLQQCTNILSQGDKIDRRGSKVQTRVGLLMLLCTWLSNCSIAVTHFLHNPANIPFLTGQIAENLGEEEQLVQGLCALLLGISIYYNDNSLENYRKEKLKQLIEKRIGRENFIEKLGFISKHELYSRAAQKPQPSFSSPDHMMFDHEFTKLVKELEGVISKAIYKSSEEDKKEEEVKKTLEQHDNIVTHYKKVIREQDQELEELKQQVNTLKSQNEQLQTTVTQQVSQIQQHKDQYNLLKVQLGKDNQHHNSHSDTVQMNGIQVEEVSKLKEELEEWKNKHELLQGQLREKDSLIEKLKPLQLETGTEQSSQTSKSSGLEHNNELQKELEMLRTQIQLQSAEITKLQAENQKLQVMNTSADPALGDSSATAAKNLELEGRLVQEVKDLKNEVKALSEEKASLKQHLDSSNSTVAILQDEKSKLQQEVAESKKEQDDLLVLLADQDQKLSALKNKLKDLGVPVEDEDDIESGDQADEDEDGDEEEQD